A genome region from Chloroflexota bacterium includes the following:
- a CDS encoding heme exporter protein CcmB, whose translation MLADILALVAKDLRIELRTPASIAGALTLGLIGLVVTGLAAGPDTARLRTIAPGLAWLSIVYAAITVGERLDRIDRTDDAFSVLWLSVTDRRAIFAAKVVALTTVLWTITLTLLGAAVVLLNVELAPASVALVPLAGLACLALAGTVGLVTGVVGANSQRILLLPVTLLPLLAPTLLAAAQGTAAVLDGRLDAALPWSALLTAQAALFAGLGLLVYEAGAALE comes from the coding sequence ACATCCTCGCGCTCGTCGCCAAGGATCTCCGGATCGAGCTGCGAACGCCGGCTTCGATCGCCGGGGCGCTCACCCTCGGGCTCATCGGCCTCGTCGTGACCGGCCTCGCGGCAGGTCCCGACACGGCGCGCCTTCGAACGATCGCGCCGGGACTCGCATGGTTGTCGATCGTCTACGCGGCGATCACCGTCGGCGAGCGCCTCGATCGGATCGACCGCACTGACGACGCGTTCTCGGTGCTGTGGCTTTCGGTCACCGATCGTCGGGCGATCTTCGCCGCCAAGGTCGTCGCGCTCACGACGGTCCTCTGGACGATCACGCTCACGCTCCTTGGCGCGGCGGTCGTGCTCCTCAACGTGGAGCTGGCGCCTGCGTCGGTCGCGCTCGTCCCGCTGGCCGGGCTCGCCTGCCTCGCGCTCGCCGGCACCGTGGGCCTCGTGACCGGGGTCGTCGGGGCCAACAGCCAGCGGATCCTCCTCTTGCCGGTGACCCTCCTGCCGCTCCTCGCGCCGACCCTGCTCGCCGCCGCCCAGGGGACGGCCGCGGTCCTCGATGGTCGCCTCGACGCCGCGCTGCCGTGGTCCGCGCTGCTCACCGCCCAGGCGGCCCTGTTTGCCGGACTCGGCCTGCTCGTCTACGAAGCCGGAGCAGCCCTCGAATGA
- the ccsA gene encoding cytochrome c biogenesis protein CcsA, which produces MIVLRRLLAPSAAAALAAVAVVVTIGLFIVPPDRLQGQVERIMYVHVPAAWIAYLAFFVTFAASVRYLWRRDLAADRLAAASAEVGLVFTAVAIVTGSIWGKATWGIWWDWDPRLTTTALLLVIYMGYVLVRASIVDRVRRARAGAVIGIVGFANVPIVHFSVLWWRSLHQPPTIIQPGDPTIGDVLLAELLASVLAYTLLFLYLLNRRLELERARDEAELALLERS; this is translated from the coding sequence ATGATCGTGCTTCGACGCCTCCTCGCGCCATCCGCCGCCGCCGCCCTCGCGGCCGTCGCGGTGGTCGTGACGATCGGTCTCTTCATCGTCCCGCCCGACCGGTTGCAGGGTCAGGTCGAGCGGATCATGTACGTCCACGTGCCGGCGGCCTGGATCGCGTATCTCGCCTTCTTCGTCACGTTCGCGGCGAGCGTCCGATATCTGTGGCGGCGCGACCTCGCGGCCGATCGGCTGGCGGCCGCGAGCGCCGAGGTCGGCCTCGTCTTCACCGCCGTGGCGATCGTGACCGGTTCGATCTGGGGCAAGGCGACGTGGGGCATCTGGTGGGATTGGGATCCGCGCCTGACGACGACCGCGCTGCTCTTGGTGATCTACATGGGCTATGTCCTCGTCCGCGCGTCGATCGTCGACCGGGTTCGCCGGGCTCGCGCCGGCGCGGTCATCGGGATCGTCGGCTTTGCGAACGTCCCGATCGTCCATTTCTCCGTCCTGTGGTGGCGGAGCCTGCACCAACCACCGACGATCATCCAACCCGGCGACCCGACGATCGGCGACGTGCTGCTGGCGGAGCTGCTGGCGAGCGTCCTCGCCTACACGCTGCTCTTCCTGTACCTGCTCAACCGCCGGCTCGAGCTCGAGCGGGCGCGCGATGAGGCCGAGCTGGCGCTGCTCGAACGGTCATGA
- a CDS encoding cytochrome c maturation protein CcmE, producing the protein MRARPATLLGLGLVVAALIALLGLAVTNAVVYYVTPTELAASPVNGPVRLYGIVVAGSVTFDRSTGALSFRVSDGQTTETVTSRFLPTALFRDGIGVVLVGRTFGPRAFAADEILIKHSAVYEPLKPGETIPPDILQQIRGGG; encoded by the coding sequence ATGCGCGCCCGGCCGGCGACGCTCCTCGGGCTCGGATTGGTCGTCGCGGCGCTCATCGCGCTTCTTGGCCTTGCGGTCACGAACGCGGTGGTCTACTACGTGACGCCGACCGAACTCGCGGCGAGCCCGGTCAACGGCCCGGTCCGACTGTACGGGATCGTCGTCGCAGGCTCAGTCACCTTCGACCGCTCGACGGGCGCGCTGTCGTTCCGGGTGTCGGATGGGCAGACGACCGAGACCGTGACGAGCCGGTTCCTCCCGACCGCCCTCTTCCGCGACGGGATCGGCGTCGTCCTCGTCGGGCGAACCTTCGGGCCCAGGGCCTTCGCGGCCGACGAGATCCTCATCAAGCACTCCGCGGTGTACGAACCGCTCAAGCCCGGGGAGACAATCCCGCCCGACATCCTGCAGCAGATCCGGGGCGGCGGATGA